The Ornithinibacillus sp. 4-3 region GGATACGGAAATCCTTCTTCTCTTCGCTGTAAAATGGCTTAAATACTGGGTCAATACTTGCTGTTGATCCAGCAATCATTGCTGTTGTAGAGTTCGGTGCAACTGCCATTAAATAAGCATTACGCATACCGTTCTCTGCTACGTCAGCTGCAAGCTCTTGCCATTCTGCTGAGTCATAATTTCTTTCTGTGAAGTAAGCTCCTGACTCCCATTTACTACCTGCATATGCTGGGTAGCTTCCTTTTTCCTTACTTAATTCCATGCTATTTTTAATCGTTAAATAAGCAATTTTTTCATATAGCTCATCTGCGTATGCGACAGCTTCATCTGATTCCCAGCTAATGCCTTTTAGAGCTAATAGGTGGTGCCAACCAAATGTACCAAGTCCAATCGCACGATATTTATGGTTTGTTAATGTCGCTTGCTTGATTGGTAATGTATTAATATCAATAACATTATCTAGCATGCGAACCTGGATTTTAATTAAACGATCAAGTACTTCTGCTGTTACTGCTTTACCTAAGTTAATAGAACTTAAGTTACATACAACATAATCACCTGATTTATATTTCTTCACAATCATATCTTCATTTTCAACATATTCTTCGATAAATTGGGATGGAGACTGATTTTGTGTAATTTCTGTACATAAGTTCGTGCAGTATATCATTCCTTTTTCAGGGTTACTGTTCTTACGATTTACTTCATCACGATAGAACATAAATGGTGTTCCTGACTCTAACTGTGAGCGTAAAATACGTTTCATGATATCGATTGCCGGAACAATTTTACGAGATAAAAATTCATTTGCGATACATGCTTCATATTTCTGACGCCAAGAACCTGTGCCTTTTTCTTCATCATAAAAGTCTTCTAAGTCAAAGCCCATCACTTGTCTTACTTCATGTGGATCAAATAAATGCCAATCACCACGAGCTTCCACTTGCTCCATGAAATAATCCGGTAAGCATACACCTGTGAAAATATCATGTGCACGCATACGTTCATCCCCATTATTAAGCTTCAAATCAAGGAATGCCTCAATATCACGATGCCAAATATCTAAGTAAACAGCGATAGCTCCTTTTCTCGTACCAAGCTGATCTACACTTACTGCAGTGTTATTTAACTGTTTGATCCAAGGTACAACCCCGCTTGACATGCCTTTAAACCCTTTAATCGAGCTTCCACGTCCACGGATTTTACCCATGTAAACACCGATACCTCCACCGTTTTTCGATAAGTTTGCGATATCTGTATTACTATCATAGATAGATTGTAAATTATCATCTAC contains the following coding sequences:
- a CDS encoding ribonucleoside-diphosphate reductase subunit alpha, translated to MTTATVLSKEHITSIINQAAEGLRIDTKDYIEKALRVVTDTVTDDQVTDTLVKNALENIDEANPDWTYFASRIYLLRLYKEAAKHRGYDADEKYGDFFELITTLTKKGIYTTAFIEKYTEEEIRDLQTVIDPARDLLFDYLGLYTIATRYIAIDHDKNTYELPQERWMIIAMYLMQDEKKEKRSELVKEAYWALSNLYMTVATPTMTNAGKTHGQLSSCFIDTVDDNLQSIYDSNTDIANLSKNGGGIGVYMGKIRGRGSSIKGFKGMSSGVVPWIKQLNNTAVSVDQLGTRKGAIAVYLDIWHRDIEAFLDLKLNNGDERMRAHDIFTGVCLPDYFMEQVEARGDWHLFDPHEVRQVMGFDLEDFYDEEKGTGSWRQKYEACIANEFLSRKIVPAIDIMKRILRSQLESGTPFMFYRDEVNRKNSNPEKGMIYCTNLCTEITQNQSPSQFIEEYVENEDMIVKKYKSGDYVVCNLSSINLGKAVTAEVLDRLIKIQVRMLDNVIDINTLPIKQATLTNHKYRAIGLGTFGWHHLLALKGISWESDEAVAYADELYEKIAYLTIKNSMELSKEKGSYPAYAGSKWESGAYFTERNYDSAEWQELAADVAENGMRNAYLMAVAPNSTTAMIAGSTASIDPVFKPFYSEEKKDFRIPTTAPDLDHNTYDIYRRSAYIVDQRWSVKQNAARQKHIDQSISFNLYVPNTIRASVLLDLHLQAWNEGLKTTYYVRSTSNDVEECEWCQS